The genomic stretch GAGGGGGTTTGAAACAAGACAATCTCGGCAACACCCTTCCGGGTATCGACTGAGGTCTCCTCAATGTCCTTCTTACCATCGAGGCTGGCCACTCGAAAAGTGACTTCGCGGTCGCCCAGTATTCCGATCGGTCGGCAGGTAAGACTAAAAGGGCTTCCAGCAATCGCGAGGCTCGCCAGGGTCAGAACCATGGTGCCATTATGCCAGAAATGTCCTGTCCTTCCTACTGGTGCGTAAATAACCCGATCATCGCACCACTTGCCAGCACGTGACTCTTCATCGCTGCCACCACGTCCGCCTTCGATGCTCCCGCCGCCAGAGACAGCTTGGTATCCAACGCAAACACGTGAAAGAAATAGTGGTGCGTGCCGGAAGGTGGCTTCGGTCCAAAGTAGCCTTGCTCGCCCGCGCCATTGACTCCCTCCACCGCGCCGGACGGCGCTTTGCCTTCCTCGATGGAGCCGGATGGGTCGATGTTGAACACCACCCAATGCACGAATGGCGAACTGCCGGGCGCGTCCGGGTCATCGACGATGACTACCATGCTCAAAGTGCCGGAAGGCGGCCTTGACCACGAAAGCGAGGGCGACACATTCCCACCTTCCTTGCTAAACTTCGCCGGGATTTCCTGGTTCGCGCTAAACGAGCCCGACGTCACTGTGAG from Armatimonadota bacterium encodes the following:
- a CDS encoding YbhB/YbcL family Raf kinase inhibitor-like protein, giving the protein MKTILALSALVLIGCGHAEPPLPTGGATLTVTSGSFSANQEIPAKFSKEGGNVSPSLSWSRPPSGTLSMVVIVDDPDAPGSSPFVHWVVFNIDPSGSIEEGKAPSGAVEGVNGAGEQGYFGPKPPSGTHHYFFHVFALDTKLSLAAGASKADVVAAMKSHVLASGAMIGLFTHQ